From Bacillus sp. FSL K6-3431, the proteins below share one genomic window:
- a CDS encoding glycoside hydrolase family 43 protein, translating into MDMKLKESNVWVADLRNGLYQNPILHADYSDPDVVQVGEDFYMVASSFNMSPCLPVLHSKDLVNWKIINHVANELPYRHYDLPRHGEGVWAPSLKYHAGKLWVFFATPDEGIFMSTAEDPAKEWSPLQLVKKAKGWIDTCPFWDDDGQAYLVSAFAKSRVGFKSILHLSKMKPDGTKLLDEGVHIFDGNLHHETIEGPKMYKRNGYYYIFAPAGGVATGWQTILRSKNIYGPYEDKIVLHQGETNINGPHQGGWIETESGESWFLHFQDKGAYGRIVHLQPMSWKNDWPLMGHNQNEDGIGEPVISWRKPNVLAASDVMVPSTSDDFSKQTLGLQWQWRANVKQHWYSLEGQALRLFAINQPKTVEKIYDTPHVLTQKFPAEVFSVTTEVTLQLDSNDDRCGLVVLGHDYAGISIKKVGPGLEVVYISGGLDKEETEVTVTHVTDNHLYFRLEVKENARCIFSYSVDGEKFHSIDYSFTATVGRWIGAQIGIFCLNNGNTVSSGYAEFTSFDVHL; encoded by the coding sequence ATGGATATGAAATTAAAGGAATCCAATGTTTGGGTAGCAGATCTTAGGAATGGTTTATACCAAAATCCAATATTGCATGCAGATTATTCAGATCCTGATGTAGTCCAGGTAGGAGAAGACTTTTATATGGTTGCATCTAGTTTTAATATGTCACCATGCCTGCCTGTATTACATTCAAAAGATTTAGTGAATTGGAAGATTATCAACCATGTAGCTAATGAACTGCCATATCGACATTATGATCTCCCGAGACATGGAGAAGGGGTGTGGGCACCTAGTCTTAAGTATCATGCTGGGAAGCTTTGGGTGTTTTTTGCGACGCCTGATGAGGGTATTTTCATGAGTACTGCTGAAGATCCAGCGAAAGAATGGAGCCCTTTACAACTAGTGAAAAAGGCAAAGGGATGGATTGATACGTGTCCATTTTGGGACGATGATGGGCAGGCGTATTTAGTTAGCGCTTTTGCAAAAAGTAGAGTTGGTTTTAAAAGTATTTTACATTTAAGTAAAATGAAACCTGATGGAACAAAACTATTAGATGAAGGCGTTCATATTTTTGATGGTAATCTTCATCACGAAACAATCGAAGGACCAAAAATGTATAAAAGAAACGGTTATTATTATATTTTTGCACCGGCTGGAGGAGTAGCTACAGGCTGGCAAACAATTCTTCGCTCTAAAAATATTTATGGGCCATACGAAGATAAAATTGTCCTTCATCAAGGTGAAACAAATATTAACGGTCCACATCAAGGTGGCTGGATTGAAACAGAATCAGGTGAATCTTGGTTTCTTCATTTCCAAGACAAAGGAGCATATGGTCGAATTGTTCACTTGCAGCCGATGAGTTGGAAAAATGATTGGCCTTTGATGGGGCATAATCAAAATGAAGATGGGATTGGTGAGCCTGTCATTTCATGGAGGAAACCAAATGTTCTAGCAGCTTCTGATGTGATGGTTCCGTCTACAAGTGATGACTTTTCGAAACAGACTCTTGGTTTACAATGGCAATGGCGAGCGAATGTGAAACAACATTGGTATTCACTTGAAGGACAAGCCCTGAGATTATTTGCGATTAATCAACCCAAAACTGTGGAAAAGATTTATGATACACCACATGTCTTGACACAGAAATTTCCTGCAGAAGTATTTTCTGTCACAACAGAAGTGACTCTACAACTCGATTCAAATGATGATCGCTGTGGACTTGTAGTGCTTGGACATGATTACGCAGGTATTTCGATAAAGAAAGTAGGCCCTGGACTTGAAGTTGTTTATATTTCAGGAGGACTTGATAAAGAGGAAACAGAAGTAACAGTTACACATGTTACAGATAATCACCTATATTTCCGACTGGAAGTAAAGGAGAATGCGAGATGTATATTTAGTTATAGTGTAGACGGGGAAAAGTTTCATAGCATCGACTATTCATTTACTGCAACTGTAGGCAGGTGGATTGGGGCACAAATAGGAATTTTCTGCTTAAATAATGGAAATACAGTAAGCTCTGGCTATGCAGAATTCACTTCATTTGACGTTCATTTATAA